Proteins from one Xenopus tropicalis strain Nigerian chromosome 1, UCB_Xtro_10.0, whole genome shotgun sequence genomic window:
- the LOC101732780 gene encoding uncharacterized 51.9 kDa protein in rps4-rps11 intergenic region, giving the protein MTTVGGDYRVLLKLLKNDDPIFFFGNDDPIFFFRNDDPIFFFGNDDPIFFFGNDDPIFFFGNDDPIFFFRNDDPIFFFRNDDPIFFFGNDDPIFFFGNDDPIFFFRNDDPIFFFRNDDPVFFFRNDDPIFFFGNDDPIFFFRNDDPIFFFRNDDPIFFFGNDDPIFFFRNDDPIFFFGNDDPIFFFGNDDPIFFFRNDDPVFFFRNDDPVFFFRNDDPVFFFGNDDPIFFFRNDDPIFFFRNDDPIFFFGNDDPIFFFGSDDPIFFFRNDDPIFFFGNNDPIFFFRNDDPIFFFGNEEPIFFFRNEEPIFFFRNDDPIFFFGNEEPIFFFRNEEPIFLFRNEEPIFFFGNEEPIFFFRNEEPIFFFGN; this is encoded by the exons ATGACTACTGTTGGAGGGGATTACAGAGTGCTGCTGAAGTTATTAAA AAACGATGACCCTATATTTTTCTTCGGAAACGATGACCCTATATTTTTCTTCAGAAACGATGACCCTATATTTTTCTTCGGAAACGATGACCCTATATTTTTCTTCGGAAACGATGACCCTATATTTTTCTTCGGAAACGATGACCCTATATTTTTCTTCAGAAACGATGACCCTATATTTTTCTTCAGAAACGATGACCCTATATTTTTCTTCGGAAACGATGACCCTATATTTTTCTTCGGAAACGATGACCCTATATTTTTCTTCAGAAACGATGACCCTATATTTTTCTTCAGAAACGATGACCCTGTATTTTTCTTCAGAAACGATGACCCTATATTTTTCTTCGGAAACGATGACCCTATATTTTTCTTCAGAAACGATGACCCTATATTTTTCTTCAGAAACGATGACCCTATATTTTTCTTTGGAAACGATGACCCTATATTTTTCTTCAGAAACGATGACCCTATATTTTTCTTCGGAAACGATGACCCTATATTTTTCTTCGGAAACGATGACCCTATATTTTTCTTCAGAAACGATGACCCTGTATTTTTCTTCAGAAACGATGACCCTGTATTTTTCTTCAGAAACGATGACCCTGTATTTTTCTTCGGAAACGATGACCCTATATTTTTCTTCAGAAACGATGACCCTATATTTTTCTTCAGAAACGATGACCCTATATTTTTCTTCGGAAACGATGACCCTATATTTTTCTTCGGAAGCGATGACCCTATATTTTTCTTCAGAAACGATGACCCTATATTTTTCTTCGGAAACAATGACCCTATATTTTTCTTCAGAAACGATGACCCTATATTTTTCTTCGGAAATGAGGAGCCTATATTTTTCTTCAGAAACGAGGAGCCTATATTTTTCTTCAGAAACGATGACCCTATATTTTTCTTCGGAAATGAGGAGCCTATATTTTTCTTCAGAAATGAGGagcctatatttttatttagaaatgagGAGCCTATATTTTTCTTTGGAAATGAGGAGCCTATATTTTTCTTTAGAAATGAGGAGCCTATATTTTTCTTCGGAAATTAG